From the genome of Victivallis lenta, one region includes:
- a CDS encoding DUF58 domain-containing protein: MDRPQFRSVLASALARAGGLELATPRMTAGIDGRRTGRRSGNALEFSEYREYQAGDDLRQLDWGVFARSEQLMVKLYSEEVDPRCDIVLDDSASMATEEAKAAAALGLAGLLAQAAANAGFSLAVWHARETLEKEPFPYRPLEWSCGAFDGGASPGEAFGRFAGGFQSRGIRIVVTDLLWPEEPGRFLRRLADGAMRAVVIQLLTRDELDPAVSGTVSLTDAETGEERELAADDALLARYRQRLARHQELWSRAAGEYGVRLIRLTVEEFYPGWDLQQLFRCGVLK; this comes from the coding sequence ATGGACCGTCCGCAGTTCCGCTCCGTTCTCGCTTCGGCGCTGGCCCGTGCCGGCGGCCTCGAGCTGGCCACGCCCCGGATGACGGCCGGGATCGACGGGCGGCGGACCGGCAGGCGCAGCGGCAACGCCCTCGAGTTTTCCGAATACCGCGAGTACCAGGCCGGCGACGACCTGCGGCAGCTGGACTGGGGCGTTTTCGCCCGCAGCGAACAGCTGATGGTCAAGCTTTACAGCGAAGAAGTCGATCCGCGCTGTGACATCGTGCTTGACGATTCCGCTTCGATGGCGACCGAAGAGGCGAAGGCGGCTGCGGCGCTCGGGCTGGCCGGACTGCTTGCGCAGGCGGCGGCCAACGCCGGTTTTTCGCTGGCTGTCTGGCATGCGCGTGAAACGCTTGAGAAGGAGCCGTTCCCGTATCGTCCGCTCGAGTGGAGCTGCGGTGCATTCGACGGCGGCGCGAGCCCCGGCGAAGCGTTCGGCCGTTTCGCAGGCGGTTTCCAGAGCCGCGGCATCCGCATCGTCGTGACTGACCTGCTCTGGCCGGAGGAGCCGGGCCGCTTTCTGCGGCGGCTGGCCGACGGCGCGATGCGGGCGGTCGTCATCCAGCTGCTGACGCGCGACGAACTCGATCCGGCCGTCTCCGGAACCGTTTCGCTGACGGACGCCGAGACCGGCGAGGAGCGCGAGCTGGCGGCCGACGACGCATTGCTTGCCCGCTACCGGCAGCGGCTGGCCCGCCATCAGGAACTCTGGAGCCGGGCGGCCGGAGAGTACGGCGTCCGGCTCATCCGGCTGACCGTCGAGGAGTTCTATCCGGGCTGGGATCTGCAACAGCTGTTTCGCTGCGGGGTGCTGAAATGA
- a CDS encoding BatA domain-containing protein, which yields MNLITGFDHPHFFYAFAALAVLLALYWFYRRSVRKQVPAIFLWDRPESTPESGSRRQFRRLPLSFFLEALALILLVLAATAPFRMANEAFPALAVVLDNSFSMRAEGTDGASPRSLGEAELEKRLSAHPGRRVLLILAGNEPRLVSDGRERTAVGPYWTADEPAADLAGALALARSRCPGAELLIVTDRKPDFELAEDTGVFASGVSRGNAALVNARRRAGKILVEALNASSSERRVRLRLTPGGVTEAAVLAPGEQRKFVCRIPASARGREVSVTLESDGDPLAFDNTVILLSEERPPLRFAYAADLAAVPARELDLVLESNPDFTRASSPELVFGGLELAPGNYHRFLWNPGGEGKDSVTAEPLAAQAGHPLTRGLGLQGVRWSAASGPALPGEVLIRRGDTELLSFRRRLDGYCDIYLNLAPGGSNLSRSPVWPALFWNIADFLRSERPGPGRRNCRSGEIVEFRWNGSDGKRVSVTGPDGSVRSVAPVRRRVLLAGLPPGISRIEAGKESWSVSVSALSAAESDLSGAGEFRRAPLQVAQMRENPRLPLGWIAFLLAAAVLLAHQYKLGVKRGGA from the coding sequence ATGAACCTGATCACCGGCTTCGATCATCCGCATTTCTTCTATGCGTTTGCGGCGCTCGCGGTGCTGCTGGCGCTCTATTGGTTCTATCGCCGTTCGGTCCGGAAACAGGTTCCGGCAATCTTTTTGTGGGACCGGCCCGAGAGTACGCCGGAAAGTGGTTCGCGCCGGCAGTTCCGCCGGCTGCCGCTCTCGTTTTTCCTCGAGGCGCTGGCCCTGATTTTGCTCGTTCTGGCGGCAACGGCGCCGTTCCGCATGGCGAACGAGGCGTTTCCGGCGCTGGCCGTCGTGCTCGACAACTCATTTTCGATGCGGGCGGAGGGAACGGACGGGGCGTCGCCGCGCTCCCTCGGGGAGGCCGAGCTCGAAAAGCGGCTGTCGGCCCATCCCGGCCGCCGCGTCCTGCTGATTCTGGCCGGGAACGAGCCGCGCCTGGTCTCCGACGGCCGGGAGCGGACGGCTGTCGGCCCGTACTGGACCGCCGACGAGCCTGCGGCCGATCTCGCCGGGGCGCTGGCGCTGGCCCGCAGCCGCTGCCCGGGAGCCGAGCTGCTGATCGTCACCGACCGGAAACCCGACTTCGAATTGGCGGAGGACACCGGCGTTTTCGCCTCCGGCGTTTCGCGCGGCAACGCGGCGCTGGTCAACGCCCGGCGGCGCGCGGGGAAGATTCTGGTTGAGGCGTTGAATGCGTCCTCATCCGAGCGGCGGGTTCGGCTGCGGCTCACGCCGGGCGGCGTGACTGAGGCGGCCGTGCTTGCTCCCGGCGAACAGCGGAAGTTCGTCTGCCGCATCCCCGCCTCCGCCCGCGGCCGCGAGGTGAGTGTGACGCTTGAGAGCGACGGCGACCCGCTCGCGTTCGACAACACGGTCATTCTGCTTTCGGAGGAGCGCCCGCCGCTGCGTTTCGCCTATGCGGCCGATCTCGCCGCCGTTCCTGCCCGGGAGCTCGATCTGGTGCTGGAATCAAATCCCGATTTCACGCGCGCCTCGTCGCCCGAGCTTGTCTTCGGCGGTCTGGAACTCGCGCCCGGGAACTATCACCGTTTTCTCTGGAATCCGGGCGGAGAGGGAAAGGACAGTGTGACGGCGGAGCCTCTCGCGGCGCAGGCCGGGCATCCGCTGACGCGCGGACTCGGTCTTCAGGGCGTGCGCTGGAGCGCGGCTTCCGGCCCGGCGCTGCCCGGAGAAGTCCTGATCCGGCGCGGCGACACGGAGCTGCTGTCGTTCCGGCGGCGGCTCGACGGATACTGCGACATTTATCTGAATCTCGCGCCCGGCGGTTCGAACCTGAGCCGGAGTCCTGTCTGGCCCGCTTTGTTCTGGAATATCGCGGATTTTCTGCGCTCCGAACGGCCAGGGCCGGGCCGGAGGAACTGCCGCAGCGGCGAAATCGTCGAATTCAGATGGAACGGTTCCGATGGGAAGCGCGTCTCGGTCACCGGGCCGGACGGGAGCGTCCGCTCCGTCGCTCCGGTCCGCCGCCGTGTGCTTCTGGCCGGGCTGCCGCCCGGAATCAGCCGGATCGAGGCCGGGAAAGAGAGCTGGAGCGTCTCGGTTTCGGCGCTTTCGGCCGCGGAGTCGGATCTGAGCGGGGCCGGAGAGTTCCGGCGCGCTCCGCTCCAGGTCGCGCAGATGAGGGAAAATCCGCGTTTGCCGCTCGGCTGGATCGCGTTTCTGCTCGCGGCGGCGGTTCTGCTGGCGCATCAATATAAACTCGGTGTGAAACGAGGTGGAGCATGA
- a CDS encoding VWA domain-containing protein, with the protein MSFMWPAAWLLILPLAAFLYWHPFRSRWVTGLRLALYLALVLALSGIVVEWPDRTGTLIVAVDRSRSMPDDAKEEAESFLRRLEASRPRDSRLGVVAFGAEPVIDKLPESPGFDGLESRIANPDGSDVSGALALALRQIPADSPGRILLISDGRWTGMDPARAFAAAAARGVPVDLRRLLRASAHDLAIAGIDAPMSAAAGEFYTLNCRIVSPEPQQVTCRIRRGDGGWMVREVKLHRGVNFVSWRDRSDQPGVADYTVEVIGSDPASDERPGNNRARRLVSIAGRKPVLLLSESPSGNLARVLAEAKIPVVVRRPSPAELTARKLAGYSGVILENVPASRLGPDGMSLLAGMVRSGALGLMMTGGRSSFAVGGYYRSPLEEILPVSMEQRQELRKNLLALVVALDRSGSMSAPIGNLTKMDMANLATLEVYRLMMPRDEFGVIAVDSAAHTVIPLTPREDIVGGETRIRSIESMGGGIFTYTALHQATNELMRSNAATRHLILFADAADAEEPGAYRELLERTSRAGITVSVVGLGTGQDSDAGFLKDVARRGNGMIYFSDRADELPRIFAQDTFLMARNTFVDTPVEADYTAALRSVSQADFGRSAGFGGYNLCYGREGAEILLVTRDEFKAPIAAVGQAGLGRVSAFTAEADGEYTGRFAADPMAGTLLSALANWMLTPESGGDDYLITQQLTDGVHRIELHLNPDRERDPFPAPPVVNSVVTRGFGAPETRRDVFTWVSPDRLEVNLPLEGDSVQLCTVVWDGRRPESLAPAAALYSPEFRPDGDAVSGADIAELADSTGGRELLLPDGLWDELPSRLRRFNLTPWIALAAVLLLLLEVAERRLGLLSRLFRRRAATVSAVAVEGKAALSREKRRKRAAGTEKAKNAEFPPDEPPVPPTAEPEEPGDSLGDALRRARRRR; encoded by the coding sequence ATGAGTTTTATGTGGCCTGCCGCGTGGCTGCTGATTCTGCCGCTGGCGGCGTTTCTGTACTGGCATCCGTTCCGGAGCCGCTGGGTCACCGGGCTCCGGCTGGCGCTCTATCTTGCGCTCGTGCTGGCGCTTTCGGGCATTGTCGTCGAGTGGCCCGACCGGACCGGAACGCTGATCGTCGCGGTCGACCGCAGCCGTTCGATGCCGGATGACGCGAAAGAGGAGGCTGAGTCGTTTCTCCGCCGCCTCGAGGCTTCGCGTCCGCGCGACTCCCGTCTGGGCGTGGTCGCTTTCGGCGCGGAACCGGTCATCGACAAGCTGCCGGAGTCCCCCGGTTTCGACGGCCTCGAAAGCCGGATTGCGAATCCGGACGGATCGGATGTGTCGGGGGCGCTTGCGCTTGCGCTGCGCCAGATTCCGGCTGATTCGCCGGGGCGCATCCTGCTGATCTCGGACGGGCGCTGGACCGGCATGGACCCGGCTCGCGCATTTGCCGCTGCCGCCGCGCGCGGCGTTCCGGTCGACCTGCGCAGGCTGCTCCGCGCTTCGGCGCACGATCTGGCCATCGCCGGAATCGACGCGCCGATGTCGGCCGCGGCCGGGGAGTTCTACACATTGAACTGCCGGATCGTCTCCCCGGAGCCGCAGCAGGTGACCTGCCGCATCCGGCGCGGCGACGGCGGCTGGATGGTGCGCGAGGTGAAGCTGCACCGCGGCGTCAACTTCGTTTCCTGGCGCGACCGGAGCGATCAGCCCGGCGTGGCGGATTATACGGTCGAGGTTATCGGCTCCGACCCGGCGTCGGACGAACGGCCCGGGAACAACCGGGCGCGGCGGCTGGTCTCGATCGCGGGGCGCAAGCCGGTGCTGCTGCTGTCGGAGTCGCCCTCCGGCAACCTTGCGCGGGTGCTCGCGGAGGCGAAGATTCCAGTCGTCGTCAGGCGCCCGTCCCCGGCGGAGCTGACGGCGCGGAAGCTGGCCGGATATTCCGGAGTGATCCTTGAAAACGTCCCGGCTTCGCGGCTCGGGCCGGACGGCATGTCGCTGCTGGCCGGCATGGTCAGATCCGGCGCGCTCGGGCTGATGATGACCGGCGGCCGCAGTTCGTTCGCCGTCGGCGGCTACTACCGTTCGCCGCTCGAGGAAATATTGCCGGTCTCGATGGAGCAGCGGCAGGAGCTCCGCAAAAATCTGCTCGCTCTCGTCGTCGCGCTGGATCGCTCCGGCAGCATGTCGGCGCCGATCGGGAACCTGACCAAGATGGATATGGCGAATCTGGCCACGCTCGAGGTCTACAGGCTGATGATGCCGCGCGACGAATTCGGAGTCATCGCGGTCGACAGCGCTGCGCATACGGTCATTCCGCTGACGCCGCGCGAGGATATCGTCGGCGGCGAAACCCGCATCCGCAGCATCGAGTCGATGGGCGGAGGCATCTTCACTTATACGGCGCTCCACCAGGCGACGAACGAGCTGATGAGGTCGAATGCGGCGACCCGCCACCTGATCCTCTTCGCCGACGCCGCCGATGCGGAGGAGCCCGGCGCTTACCGGGAGCTGCTGGAGCGCACGAGCCGGGCCGGGATCACGGTCAGCGTGGTCGGGCTCGGCACCGGGCAGGACAGCGACGCCGGTTTCCTGAAGGATGTGGCGCGCCGCGGCAACGGCATGATCTATTTTTCGGACCGCGCCGACGAGCTTCCGCGCATTTTCGCGCAGGATACGTTCCTGATGGCCCGCAATACCTTCGTCGACACGCCGGTCGAGGCCGATTACACGGCGGCGCTGCGTTCGGTCTCGCAGGCCGACTTCGGCCGCTCCGCCGGTTTCGGCGGCTACAATCTCTGTTACGGCAGGGAGGGGGCCGAAATCCTCCTGGTCACCCGCGATGAATTCAAGGCGCCGATTGCCGCGGTCGGGCAGGCCGGACTCGGCCGGGTCAGCGCGTTCACCGCCGAGGCCGACGGGGAGTACACCGGGAGGTTCGCGGCCGATCCGATGGCCGGTACGCTGCTGTCGGCGCTGGCGAACTGGATGCTGACTCCGGAGTCCGGGGGAGACGATTACCTGATTACCCAGCAGCTGACCGACGGTGTGCATCGCATCGAGCTGCATTTGAATCCGGACCGCGAGCGCGATCCGTTCCCGGCTCCGCCGGTCGTCAATTCGGTCGTGACCCGCGGCTTCGGGGCGCCCGAAACCCGGCGGGACGTCTTCACCTGGGTCTCTCCGGACCGGCTCGAAGTCAACCTGCCGCTCGAGGGAGACTCGGTTCAGCTCTGTACCGTCGTCTGGGACGGCAGGCGGCCGGAATCTCTGGCCCCGGCCGCGGCGCTCTATTCGCCGGAGTTCCGCCCGGACGGGGACGCAGTTTCCGGTGCGGATATCGCGGAGCTGGCCGATTCGACCGGCGGCCGTGAGCTGCTGCTGCCGGACGGGCTCTGGGACGAGCTGCCGTCCCGCCTGCGCCGTTTCAACCTGACGCCGTGGATCGCGCTGGCGGCCGTGCTGCTGCTGCTGCTTGAGGTGGCGGAACGGCGGCTCGGGCTGCTTTCGCGCCTGTTCCGGAGGAGAGCGGCGACGGTTTCAGCCGTCGCGGTTGAGGGGAAAGCCGCGCTTTCCCGGGAGAAGCGCAGGAAGCGGGCCGCGGGGACGGAAAAGGCGAAGAATGCGGAGTTCCCGCCGGACGAGCCTCCGGTTCCGCCGACAGCGGAGCCGGAGGAGCCCGGAGATTCACTCGGCGACGCCCTGCGCCGCGCCCGCCGGCGGCGTTGA
- a CDS encoding DUF6311 domain-containing protein translates to MNTALFTTSRLRTAGKIAAIAVILAAAYLFFCRNTQLVFECSSPGSFALTVTAPDGAVLGREVFIGGAESARLRFLLPRQADPAALRFELEGDASEIIFHRLDVIRDGFRVSRSKGAVTGNRLEPVPASEVTGIRPFLLLPAALLTLLLAYLFFPGRRNRRSYRRAFLCGTLIGCAAFFVSFGWKVLDPERTAWLLGGGDPTQHYLGWVAFRNSAWHFPPGLTDMLANPHNASIVYTDSIPLFALAFKLFRAYLPERFQYLGLFGLSCFLLQGGFAALLLRRFTNKTALWLAGTLFFVFVPALFFRMYFHTSLAAHWVLLAAFALWLYCAPSRKTLLLWCLLGSCTFLIHPYLGAMVSALFCGQLLQSLRDGGRAKPLAAAFGVYLGAVCLAFHSAGGFYTFGTGDGRFGSFGSNLNTFFNPLQPDNLLKTQPVLMGQYEGQAFLGAGMLLLVLLAIYLTGAGHRVRPPVSGEFLSASCAAAGLCLLFAVSTKVAWNDTILFTVPLPPPLPELCSVFRSSGRFIWVPMYLAMLLAAAAFFRYARPGSRAGILAFLLAIQGWGLLPMVRESFARFQAAPVEFPVNLPLERLIRNRADTVRRLVILQGSPQELTRLAAPALLQGLPVGDFYFARPDRRTEAERNKLLRDLADGRPLPGDAIYLFKSPKLAEHSGLPCLRLGERLYAGIPEPPSTPPAGAAQGVAE, encoded by the coding sequence ATGAACACCGCCCTCTTCACAACTTCCCGGCTCCGCACCGCCGGGAAAATCGCCGCCATCGCCGTCATCCTCGCCGCGGCGTACCTCTTCTTCTGCCGGAATACGCAGCTCGTCTTCGAATGCAGTTCCCCCGGCAGCTTCGCTCTGACCGTCACGGCTCCGGACGGCGCCGTGCTCGGACGGGAGGTGTTCATCGGCGGAGCGGAGTCCGCCCGGCTGCGCTTCCTGCTTCCACGGCAGGCGGACCCCGCTGCGCTGCGGTTCGAGCTTGAGGGTGATGCTTCCGAAATCATCTTCCACCGGCTCGACGTCATCCGCGACGGTTTCCGGGTCTCCCGCAGCAAAGGCGCGGTCACCGGCAATCGGCTCGAACCGGTTCCGGCCTCCGAAGTGACCGGAATCCGCCCGTTCCTCCTGCTGCCGGCGGCGCTGCTGACGCTGCTGCTGGCCTATCTGTTCTTTCCCGGCCGGCGGAACCGCCGTTCATACCGCCGGGCTTTTCTCTGCGGCACGCTCATCGGCTGCGCCGCCTTCTTCGTCAGCTTCGGCTGGAAGGTGCTCGACCCGGAGCGGACCGCCTGGCTGCTCGGCGGCGGCGACCCGACCCAGCACTATCTCGGCTGGGTCGCCTTCCGGAACTCGGCCTGGCATTTCCCGCCCGGACTGACCGATATGCTCGCCAATCCCCATAACGCCTCGATCGTCTACACCGACTCGATTCCTCTTTTCGCCCTGGCGTTCAAACTGTTCCGCGCTTATCTGCCGGAACGGTTCCAGTATCTCGGGCTCTTCGGGCTGAGCTGTTTTCTGCTGCAGGGCGGTTTCGCGGCACTGCTGCTGCGGCGCTTCACGAACAAAACCGCGCTCTGGCTGGCCGGCACGCTCTTCTTCGTCTTCGTCCCGGCGCTCTTTTTCCGCATGTATTTCCACACCTCGCTCGCGGCGCACTGGGTGCTGCTCGCGGCGTTCGCGCTCTGGCTCTATTGCGCGCCCTCCCGGAAAACGCTGCTCCTCTGGTGCCTGCTCGGCAGCTGCACGTTCCTGATCCACCCCTATCTCGGCGCGATGGTCAGCGCCCTCTTCTGCGGGCAGCTGCTGCAGAGTCTCCGTGACGGCGGCCGGGCGAAACCGCTCGCCGCCGCATTCGGCGTCTATCTCGGCGCCGTCTGTCTCGCCTTCCATTCGGCCGGCGGATTTTACACCTTCGGCACGGGGGACGGGCGCTTCGGCTCCTTCGGCAGCAACCTGAACACCTTCTTCAACCCGCTCCAGCCGGACAACCTCCTGAAAACGCAGCCGGTTCTGATGGGCCAGTACGAGGGACAGGCCTTTCTCGGGGCCGGAATGCTCCTGCTCGTCCTTCTGGCGATTTACCTCACAGGCGCCGGACACCGGGTCCGGCCGCCGGTCTCCGGGGAGTTCCTGTCCGCAAGCTGCGCAGCCGCCGGGCTCTGCCTGCTCTTCGCCGTTTCGACCAAAGTCGCCTGGAACGACACGATCCTCTTCACCGTGCCGCTGCCGCCGCCGCTGCCTGAGCTCTGCAGTGTCTTCCGTTCGTCCGGCCGGTTCATCTGGGTGCCGATGTATCTGGCCATGCTGCTTGCGGCGGCGGCGTTCTTCCGGTACGCCCGGCCCGGGAGCCGCGCCGGAATCCTCGCGTTCCTGCTGGCGATCCAGGGCTGGGGCCTGCTGCCGATGGTCCGGGAGAGTTTCGCCCGGTTCCAGGCCGCCCCGGTCGAATTCCCGGTGAACCTGCCGCTCGAACGGCTGATCCGCAACCGGGCCGACACGGTGCGCCGCCTCGTCATTCTGCAGGGTTCGCCGCAGGAGCTGACCCGACTGGCCGCCCCGGCGCTGCTGCAGGGACTCCCGGTCGGCGACTTCTATTTCGCCCGCCCCGACCGGCGGACCGAAGCGGAGCGTAACAAGCTGCTGCGGGATCTCGCGGACGGGCGCCCCCTGCCCGGAGACGCCATCTATCTCTTCAAGAGCCCGAAACTGGCCGAACATAGCGGACTGCCCTGTCTCCGGCTCGGAGAGCGGCTGTACGCGGGCATCCCGGAACCGCCGTCAACGCCGCCGGCGGGCGCGGCGCAGGGCGTCGCCGAGTGA